A single window of Podarcis raffonei isolate rPodRaf1 chromosome 9, rPodRaf1.pri, whole genome shotgun sequence DNA harbors:
- the LOC128420626 gene encoding vasopressin-neurophysin 2-like, producing the protein MPETSLLVYVLCLLTLSSACYFQNCPRGGKRSVSDIQNWLWRGKREVIERKEYRPCITCGPEMKGNCFGPSICCGEEFGCLIDTEETPRCLEENELPDPCASGWKWCGEDGRCAVPGTCCTIG; encoded by the exons ATGCCTGAGACCTCTCTTCTAGTCTATGTCCTTTGCCTACTCACCTTGTCTTCGGCTTGCTATTTCCAGAACTGCCCTCGGGGAGGAAAGAGATCAGTCTCAGACATCCAGAATTGGCTTTGGCgaggaaagagagaagtcatAGAACGCAAAGAATACCGACcg tGCATCACCTGTGGTCCTGAAATGAAAGGAAACTGCTTTGGCCCCAGCATCTGCTGCGGAGAAGAATTTGGCTGCCTCATTGACACCGAGGAAACTCCCCGCTGCCTGGAGGAAAATGAGCTGCCTGACCCCTGCGCGTCTGGCTGGAAGTGGTGCGGTGAAGATGGGAGATGTGCAGTGCCGGGCACATGCTGCACTATCG gctaa